From the genome of Turicibacter faecis, one region includes:
- a CDS encoding diacylglycerol/lipid kinase family protein translates to MLKRLLLIINPTSGRGMIKDYLLLIIKELSLAGYEVVVYPTKSKNDATNKMKEAKSYDLIVASGGDGTLNEVITGLIKANANTPIAYIPTGTTNDFATTLGIPKNIPRAVKLCTEGKIAPIDIGQFDERYFTYVAAFGAFTDVAYETPQPRKNMLGGLAYLIEGLLKLPAIQSYKCRITYSGGVIEGDYIFGMISNSDSVAGIKNAFGNHADLSDGLFEVTLIRAPKNLLDIHRILTDFLNTTYDPEYVVTLKTDRITVESEQDVKWTLDGEDGGVLKSVHIRSLQHRVQICCPKL, encoded by the coding sequence GTGCTTAAAAGGTTATTACTTATTATTAATCCTACTTCTGGACGTGGGATGATAAAAGACTACTTATTATTGATCATTAAGGAGTTAAGTTTGGCAGGATATGAGGTAGTTGTATATCCGACTAAGTCCAAAAATGATGCAACCAATAAAATGAAAGAGGCAAAATCCTATGATTTAATTGTTGCCAGTGGAGGGGATGGTACTTTAAATGAGGTTATTACAGGTTTAATTAAAGCAAATGCCAATACACCAATTGCCTACATTCCAACAGGGACAACGAATGATTTTGCTACAACATTGGGGATACCTAAAAATATCCCGCGAGCTGTTAAATTATGTACAGAGGGTAAAATTGCCCCTATTGATATCGGGCAGTTTGATGAAAGATACTTTACATACGTCGCAGCATTTGGAGCGTTTACCGATGTTGCTTATGAAACTCCACAACCTCGTAAAAATATGTTAGGGGGATTAGCATACTTAATAGAGGGGTTATTAAAGTTACCAGCTATTCAATCTTATAAATGTCGAATCACATACAGCGGTGGTGTGATTGAAGGCGATTATATTTTTGGAATGATTTCAAATTCGGATTCTGTTGCGGGAATTAAAAATGCGTTTGGAAATCATGCTGATTTAAGTGATGGCTTATTCGAGGTCACTTTAATTCGTGCCCCTAAAAATTTATTGGATATACACCGAATTTTAACTGATTTTTTAAATACGACGTATGATCCGGAGTATGTAGTTACCCTAAAGACAGATCGGATAACTGTAGAGAGTGAACAAGATGTAAAATGGACGTTAGACGGTGAAGACGGTGGGGTACTAAAAAGTGTACACATTAGAAGCTTACAACACCGCGTTCAAATTTGTTGTCCTAAATTATAA
- a CDS encoding ISL3 family transposase: MSECDIARRHQVSHSTVNRIIHSFYESQTLNLNYLPENLCFDEFKSVKSAEGHMSFIFCDADSKQIIDIVEDRRLNSLQAYFKRYTKEARHRVKNIVIDMYAPYISLIKDLFPHAQIIIDKFHLVQHLSRALNKTRIRFMKKFKKHGRKFKRYWRLFLKSHALLNTTTYRSVYCFKQPMREIDILNFLLDLSPELKATYDLYQELLFALQTKNLKRFNHLLETEHPLVSPEFQTAFQTFKTYQSYIKNTLSTHYTNGPIEGINNKIKVIKRIAFGYRSFYHFKSRILMVQNLTKPKTKILAA, from the coding sequence ATTTCTGAATGTGATATCGCACGTCGCCATCAGGTCTCTCATTCAACCGTCAATCGAATCATCCATAGCTTTTATGAATCTCAAACCTTAAACCTTAATTATTTACCTGAAAATCTCTGTTTTGATGAATTTAAATCCGTTAAGTCTGCTGAGGGGCATATGTCTTTTATTTTTTGCGATGCTGACTCAAAACAAATCATCGATATCGTTGAAGATCGTCGTTTAAACTCCCTTCAAGCTTATTTTAAACGATACACAAAGGAAGCACGTCATCGAGTAAAAAATATTGTGATTGATATGTACGCTCCTTACATCAGCCTCATTAAGGATCTTTTTCCTCATGCCCAAATTATCATTGATAAATTTCATCTCGTTCAACATCTCTCTCGTGCACTGAACAAAACTCGAATCCGATTCATGAAAAAGTTCAAAAAGCATGGTCGTAAATTCAAACGTTATTGGCGCTTATTTTTAAAATCTCACGCTTTACTTAATACCACCACTTATCGATCAGTTTACTGCTTTAAACAACCCATGCGTGAAATTGATATCTTAAACTTTCTACTTGATTTATCTCCTGAATTAAAAGCAACCTATGATTTATATCAAGAGTTACTTTTCGCTCTTCAGACAAAAAACTTAAAACGATTTAATCATTTACTCGAAACGGAACATCCGCTTGTTTCTCCTGAGTTTCAAACGGCTTTCCAAACCTTTAAAACTTATCAATCCTATATTAAAAATACACTCTCAACTCATTACACAAATGGTCCCATCGAAGGAATTAATAATAAAATTAAGGTCATTAAGCGTATTGCCTTTGGATATCGTAGTTTCTATCACTTTAAATCTCGTATTCTCATGGTTCAAAATCTAACAAAGCCTAAAACGAAAATCCTAGCAGCATAG
- a CDS encoding transposase family protein: MSHSYFTRKLLNIKDKNITFSEDYLEEVKLNGITSFIFKGILTYQPTHCQKCGTLFDSKFKKHGFKTSRIVIPKVSLHDTYLDLKKQRYYCGHCQSTFTLSTSIVEKNCYISYHTKHAIALEA, from the coding sequence ATGTCTCACTCATATTTTACTAGAAAACTTTTAAATATTAAAGATAAAAATATTACATTTTCAGAAGATTATCTTGAGGAAGTGAAGTTGAACGGAATTACTAGCTTTATCTTTAAAGGTATTCTTACGTATCAACCGACTCATTGTCAAAAATGCGGAACCCTATTTGATTCAAAATTTAAGAAGCATGGATTTAAAACCTCTCGAATTGTCATTCCAAAAGTCTCTCTTCACGATACCTACTTAGACCTAAAAAAACAGCGTTATTATTGTGGGCATTGCCAGTCTACTTTTACACTAAGTACTTCAATTGTTGAAAAGAACTGTTACATTTCTTATCATACGAAACACGCCATTGCTTTAGAGGCCTAA
- a CDS encoding glutamine--tRNA ligase/YqeY domain fusion protein codes for MEMINENSNFIKTIMKEDLESGKHKEIITRFPPEPNGYLHIGHAKAILTNYLLAKEFNGKMNLRFDDTNPVKEDDEFVQGIINDIKWLGVEYNQLLFASDTFEKMYEHAVELIKKGKAYVDDQTPEQMRENRGTLTQPGVESPYRNRTVEENLELFENMRNGLYKDGEKVLRAKIDMSSPNMNLRDPAIYRILHTSHHNTGDKWCIYPMYDYAHPLEDAFEGITHSLCSLEYEDHRPLYDWVIENCETEAKPRQIEFARLNMKNTIMSKRYLKQLVDEGVVSGWDDPRMPTVAGLRRRGYTPESITNFIQEVGLSKAVSTVDPQMLEHFVREDLKLKAPRTMAVLRPLKVVITNYPEGEVEYLDAEINPEVPEMGTRKIPFSREIYIEQEDFMENPIPKYFRLFPGNEVRLKHAYFIKCTDVIKDEDGNVIEIHATYDKDTKSGSGFTGRKVKGTIHWVDANHNIPADFHLYEPLLIENEETEGLPFLERINRNSEEVVHGFVEENMKDVKAQDKFQFFRHGYFNVDPKRTQDGKLSFNRIVSLKSSFRI; via the coding sequence ATGGAAATGATTAATGAAAATTCCAATTTCATTAAGACGATTATGAAGGAAGACTTAGAAAGTGGTAAACATAAAGAAATTATTACACGTTTTCCACCAGAACCAAATGGTTATCTCCATATTGGACATGCAAAAGCCATTTTAACTAACTACTTATTAGCTAAAGAGTTTAATGGAAAAATGAATTTACGTTTTGATGATACAAATCCCGTAAAGGAAGATGATGAGTTCGTTCAAGGGATTATAAATGATATTAAATGGTTAGGTGTAGAATATAATCAATTATTATTTGCTTCCGATACATTTGAAAAGATGTATGAGCATGCTGTTGAGTTAATCAAAAAAGGGAAGGCATATGTCGATGACCAAACGCCTGAACAAATGCGTGAAAATCGTGGAACCTTAACACAACCGGGAGTAGAATCTCCTTATCGAAATCGTACAGTTGAGGAAAATTTAGAGTTATTTGAGAATATGCGTAACGGACTTTATAAAGATGGTGAGAAGGTTTTACGTGCTAAAATTGATATGAGTTCTCCGAATATGAATCTTCGTGACCCAGCTATTTATCGTATTTTACATACCTCACATCACAATACAGGGGATAAATGGTGTATCTATCCAATGTATGATTATGCTCATCCACTTGAAGATGCCTTTGAAGGAATTACTCATTCCCTTTGTTCATTAGAGTATGAGGATCATCGTCCATTATATGATTGGGTGATTGAAAATTGTGAGACTGAAGCAAAACCACGACAAATTGAGTTTGCACGTCTTAATATGAAAAATACTATTATGTCTAAGCGATATCTTAAACAGTTAGTGGATGAAGGCGTGGTATCTGGTTGGGATGATCCGCGTATGCCAACAGTAGCAGGATTACGTAGAAGAGGTTATACACCAGAATCAATTACTAATTTTATTCAAGAGGTAGGTCTTTCTAAGGCAGTAAGTACAGTGGATCCTCAAATGTTAGAACACTTTGTGCGAGAGGATTTAAAGTTAAAAGCACCACGTACAATGGCAGTTTTACGCCCATTAAAGGTAGTTATTACTAATTATCCAGAGGGTGAAGTTGAATACCTTGATGCAGAAATTAATCCAGAGGTTCCAGAAATGGGAACACGCAAAATACCTTTTTCACGTGAAATCTATATTGAACAAGAAGATTTCATGGAAAATCCAATTCCAAAATATTTCCGTTTATTCCCTGGAAACGAAGTCCGTTTAAAACATGCTTATTTTATTAAGTGTACAGATGTGATTAAGGATGAGGACGGAAATGTGATTGAGATTCACGCAACTTATGATAAGGATACAAAATCGGGATCAGGATTTACGGGTCGTAAAGTAAAAGGAACAATCCATTGGGTGGATGCGAATCATAATATTCCAGCTGACTTCCATTTATATGAACCGTTACTTATTGAAAATGAAGAAACAGAAGGATTACCATTCTTAGAACGTATCAATAGAAACTCAGAAGAGGTTGTTCATGGTTTTGTAGAAGAAAACATGAAGGATGTAAAAGCGCAAGATAAATTCCAATTTTTCCGCCATGGTTATTTTAATGTTGATCCAAAACGTACTCAAGACGGTAAGTTATCGTTTAATCGTATCGTTTCATTAAAATCAAGCTTCCGTATTTAA
- a CDS encoding DNA recombination protein RmuC, protein MIGLYLLIIILIVLVVMGLRNQSLKNSEHSYSLIENQHKQLLDEQQRMEKRLQQANFQMIDTIGQNNERIIERYAQFERTIRGQLLQHSTMVTENLQKDFEQLNERIEINLTRINDKVNERLDNSFNRTNETFQSILMRLAKIDEAQKKIESLSTDIVSLQNLLTDKKSRGTYGEIQLYQILASVFGDKNDRLYQMQYRLSNGTIVDAILFAPAPLDNLPIDSKFPLENYQRMMDRSLSQLERQVATKKFKSDVKKHIDDIALKYVQAVETSDQAIMFMPAEAIFAEINAYHSDLIDYAQQRRVWLVSPTTLMSTLTTIQVILNNIERDRHALVIQQELNKLGDEFKRYKERWDKLSKHIDTVSKDVKEIHITTEKIGTRFDSISNVELDFKE, encoded by the coding sequence ATGATTGGGTTATATCTTTTAATAATTATTTTAATTGTATTAGTTGTAATGGGGCTAAGAAATCAAAGTTTAAAGAATAGTGAGCATTCCTATTCGCTTATTGAAAATCAACATAAACAGTTATTGGATGAGCAACAACGTATGGAAAAAAGATTACAACAAGCCAATTTTCAAATGATTGATACGATTGGTCAAAATAATGAACGTATTATCGAAAGATATGCTCAATTTGAACGTACGATACGTGGGCAATTATTACAACATAGTACGATGGTTACGGAGAATTTACAAAAAGATTTTGAACAATTAAATGAACGAATTGAAATAAATTTAACACGTATTAATGATAAAGTGAATGAAAGATTAGACAACTCATTCAATAGAACAAATGAGACATTTCAGAGTATTTTAATGCGATTAGCAAAAATAGATGAGGCTCAAAAAAAAATTGAAAGTTTATCAACAGATATTGTCTCATTACAAAATTTATTAACGGACAAAAAAAGCAGAGGAACTTATGGGGAAATTCAACTCTATCAAATACTTGCCTCAGTTTTCGGAGATAAAAATGATCGGCTTTATCAAATGCAATATCGTCTATCTAATGGAACCATTGTAGATGCTATTTTATTTGCACCCGCTCCATTAGATAATTTACCTATCGATTCAAAATTCCCTTTGGAAAATTATCAACGCATGATGGATCGCAGCTTATCTCAGTTAGAGAGACAGGTAGCCACTAAAAAATTTAAATCTGATGTTAAAAAACATATTGATGACATTGCATTAAAATACGTTCAGGCTGTGGAAACTTCAGATCAGGCGATCATGTTTATGCCAGCCGAGGCTATTTTTGCGGAGATAAATGCATATCATTCCGATTTAATTGATTATGCACAACAAAGAAGGGTCTGGTTGGTATCACCTACTACATTAATGTCCACATTGACCACCATTCAGGTAATTCTAAATAATATTGAGCGTGATCGCCATGCGCTAGTGATTCAGCAAGAACTTAATAAACTAGGAGACGAATTCAAAAGATATAAGGAGAGATGGGATAAGTTAAGTAAACATATCGACACCGTTTCTAAGGATGTAAAAGAAATACATATTACAACCGAAAAAATTGGGACTAGATTTGATTCTATTTCAAATGTTGAGTTAGATTTTAAAGAATAA
- a CDS encoding B3/B4 domain-containing protein, translating into MRKVTVSKNLKEKVPGYCLAVLSFDIKIELTSDALKEEMTNLEREVQQMLTLENLLKQPRIEAARVGYRSLGKDPSRYRLATEALLRRLIKGNGLYHINNAVDIGNILSVRTQRSVAVLDEDKIMGDILIRIGEDEPYEGIGRGNINIKNIPVYCDKKGPFGTPTSDTPRTRITENTHKILLFITSFNGTEGLVTDVELAKELFSRFSVSSNFSVEIVE; encoded by the coding sequence ATGAGAAAAGTAACTGTAAGTAAGAATTTAAAAGAAAAAGTACCGGGGTATTGTTTAGCAGTGTTATCTTTTGATATCAAAATTGAGTTAACCTCGGATGCTTTAAAAGAAGAGATGACTAATTTAGAGCGTGAAGTGCAACAAATGCTAACGTTAGAAAACCTATTAAAACAACCACGGATTGAGGCTGCACGAGTCGGTTATAGAAGCTTGGGAAAGGATCCTTCTCGTTATCGACTGGCAACAGAGGCCTTGTTACGCCGACTCATAAAGGGAAATGGTTTATATCATATCAATAATGCTGTCGATATTGGAAATATATTATCTGTACGTACTCAAAGAAGTGTAGCAGTACTAGATGAGGATAAAATAATGGGAGATATTTTAATTCGAATTGGGGAAGATGAACCGTATGAGGGAATTGGTCGAGGAAATATAAATATAAAGAATATACCCGTATATTGTGATAAAAAGGGACCCTTTGGTACACCGACGTCGGATACACCTAGAACCCGCATTACGGAAAATACCCATAAGATATTATTGTTTATTACTTCCTTTAACGGTACAGAAGGATTGGTGACTGATGTGGAGTTAGCTAAAGAGCTGTTTTCTAGATTTAGTGTCTCATCAAATTTTTCAGTTGAAATAGTGGAATAA
- the metK gene encoding methionine adenosyltransferase: protein MSERRLFTSESVTEGHPDKIADQISDSILDAILSKDPMARVACETSVTTGLVLVFGEITTSSYVDIQKVVRETIREIGYDRAKYGFDADTCAVLTAIDEQSGDIAMGVDNALEARNGVMTDEQIEAIGAGDQGLMFGFATNETEDYMPLPISLAHRLARRLTEVRKNGTLDYLRPDGKTQVTIEYNEDGKPVAIDTVLLSTQHSPEVSHEKIESDIKKYVFDAVLPEHLVTDKTRYLVNPTGRFVIGGPHGDAGLTGRKIIVDTYGGYARHGGGAFSGKDATKVDRSAAYAARYVAKNLVAAGYADKIEIQLSYAIGVAQPTSIMVDTFGTGKLSDAKIVEIIRRNFDLRPAGIINMLDLRKPIYRKTAAYGHFGRSDVDFPWERLDKVEVLKEQL, encoded by the coding sequence ATGTCAGAACGTCGTTTATTTACATCAGAATCTGTAACAGAAGGACATCCAGATAAAATTGCAGACCAAATTTCAGATTCTATTTTAGATGCCATTTTAAGTAAGGATCCGATGGCCCGTGTGGCATGTGAAACATCAGTTACTACTGGATTAGTTTTAGTTTTTGGAGAGATTACTACTTCGTCTTATGTGGATATTCAAAAGGTGGTGCGTGAAACAATTCGTGAAATTGGATATGATCGTGCTAAGTATGGGTTCGATGCCGATACATGTGCTGTACTAACTGCTATTGATGAGCAATCAGGAGATATTGCTATGGGAGTTGACAATGCACTTGAGGCAAGAAATGGTGTTATGACCGATGAGCAGATTGAAGCAATTGGTGCTGGTGATCAAGGTCTGATGTTTGGGTTTGCAACAAATGAAACAGAGGATTATATGCCATTACCTATTTCATTAGCGCATAGATTAGCTCGCCGATTAACAGAGGTACGTAAAAATGGAACATTAGATTATTTAAGACCTGATGGAAAAACACAAGTAACGATCGAATATAATGAAGATGGAAAACCAGTAGCGATAGATACTGTGTTACTTTCAACACAACATTCACCAGAAGTTAGTCATGAGAAAATTGAGTCAGATATAAAAAAATATGTATTTGATGCTGTCTTACCCGAACATTTAGTGACTGATAAGACACGTTATTTAGTTAATCCAACAGGACGTTTTGTTATTGGTGGACCACACGGGGATGCGGGATTAACGGGACGAAAAATTATTGTTGATACTTATGGAGGATATGCTAGACATGGTGGAGGTGCATTTTCTGGAAAAGATGCAACGAAAGTTGACCGATCAGCTGCTTATGCTGCCCGCTATGTAGCGAAAAACTTAGTTGCTGCCGGATATGCAGATAAGATTGAAATACAACTTTCATATGCAATCGGAGTAGCACAGCCTACCTCTATCATGGTAGATACATTTGGAACGGGGAAATTATCCGATGCAAAGATTGTGGAGATTATTCGTCGTAATTTTGACTTACGCCCAGCTGGTATTATTAATATGTTAGATTTAAGAAAACCAATTTATCGAAAAACAGCAGCTTATGGACATTTTGGTCGCAGTGATGTAGACTTTCCTTGGGAGCGTTTAGACAAGGTTGAAGTTTTAAAAGAGCAATTATAA